A part of Daphnia pulex isolate KAP4 chromosome 6, ASM2113471v1 genomic DNA contains:
- the LOC124196214 gene encoding probable aconitate hydratase, mitochondrial yields MALYAKGTVLKQSWIVACEMQARCFHISPLAMAAQKVAMSKLDASSYLPHAQLQEKLEIVKNRLKRPMTLSEKILYSHLDDPKKQEIVRGQSYLRLRPDRVAMQDATAQMAMLQFISSGLPRVAVPSTIHCDHLIEAQTGGAHDLARAIDINKEVYNFLSTAGAKYGVGFWKPGSGIIHQIILENYAFPGLLMIGTDSHTPNGGGLGGLCIGVGGADAVDVMANIPWELKCPKVIGVKLTGKLHGWTSPKDVILKVAGILTVKGGTGAIVEYFGPGVDSISCTGMATICNMGAEIGATTSVFPYNHRMRDYLVATERKAIADAIDPYGRDLLSADEDAPYDEIIELNLSELEPHVNGPFTPDLANPISKLGEEAKKNSWPLDVKVSLIGSCTNSSYEDMGRCASIAREALKHGLKAKSAFNITPGSEQIRATIERDGIAETLREFGGVVLANACGPCIGQWDRKDVKKGEKNTIVTSYNRNFTARNDANPATHAFVTSPELTTALALAGTLDFDPRTSKLKGANGEEFLLSDPFADELPARGFDPGQETYQAPGDPTKVTVDVDPKSLRLQLLDPFKPWDGKDLEKMVVLIKVKGKCTTDHISAAGPWLKYRGHLDNISNNMLITAINSENGEMNKVRNQVTNEFGAVPETARFYKSKGVNWVVVGDDNYGEGSSREHAALEPRHLGGRAIIVKSFARIHETNLKKQGMLPLTFADPADYDRIQPSDRLSLLGLADLAPGKQVKCQIHHADGSSETIHLNQSMNEQQIEWFKAGSALNRMKQVAASK; encoded by the exons ATGGCGCTATACGCGAAGGGTACCGTTCTCAAG CAATCATGGATTGTGGCTTGCGAAATGCAGGCTCGATGCTTTCACATCAGTCCATTGGCCATGGCTGCCCAGAAAGTAGCCATGAGCAAGTTAGATGCTTCCAGTTATCTACCTCATGCACAGCTCCAGGAAAAGTTGGAGATAGTTAAAAATCGTTTGAAGAGACCTATGACTCTTTCTGAGAAAATTCTTTATTCTCACTTGGATGATCCtaagaaacaagaaattgttCGTGGTCAAAGTTATCTTCGTCTCAGACCAGACAGAGTTGCGATGCAG GATGCAACTGCTCAAATGGCTATGTTGCAGTTTATCTCCTCTGGTTTGCCTCGTGTTGCAGTTCCATCAACTATTCACTGTGACCATTTAATTGAGGCTCAGACTGGTGGAGCTCACGATTTGGCACGTGCCATAGACATCAACAAAGAA GTATACAACTTTCTAAGCACAGCTGGTGCTAAATATGGTGTTGGCTTCTGGAAGCCTGGTTCAGGCATCATTCACCAAATCATCTTAGAAAACTATGCTTTCCCTGGTCTTCTTATGATTGGTACCGATTCCCACACCCCTAATGGAGGTGGTTTGGGAGGTCTCTGCATTGGTGTTGGCGGTGCTGATGCCGTCGATGTCATGGCGAACATTCCTTGGGAGCTTAAATGTCCTAAG GTTATTGGAGTGAAACTTACGGGAAAATTACACGGCTGGACCTCGCCTAAAGATGTTATTCTTAAAGTAGCAGGCATCTTGACAGTCAAAG GTGGTACTGGAGCGATTGTAGAATACTTTGGTCCAGGAGTTGATTCAATCTCCTGCACTGGTATGGCAACCATTTGCAACATGGGAGCAGAAATTGGAGCTACTACATCCGTTTTCCCATACAATCATCGTATGCGAGACTATCTTGTTGCTACTGAACGAAAGGCGATTGCAGATGCAATTGACCCGTACGGCCGGGATTTGCTCTCTGCTGATGAAGATGCGCCTTATGACGAGATCATCGAG CTGAACTTGTCTGAACTAGAGCCTCATGTCAATGGGCCTTTCACACCAGACTTGGCCAATCCTATCTCGAAATTGGGtgaagaagccaaaaagaatAGCTGGCCACTTGATGTCAAG GTTTCTCTTATTGGCAGTTGCACTAATTCTAGCTATGAGGACATGGGTCGATGTGCCAGCATCGCTCGAGAGGCGCTTAAACATGGATTGAAGGCCAAGTCCGCCTTCAATATTACTCCGGGATCCGAACAAATTCGTGCTACTATTGAACGCGACGGCATCGCTGaa ACGCTACGAGAATTTGGTGGCGTTGTCCTTGCTAATGCTTGCGGTCCTTGTATTGGCCAATGGGATCGTAAAGATGTTAAAAAGGGCGAAAAGAATACCATTGTTACGTCCTACAATCGAAACTTTACTGCTCGTAACGATGCTAATCCTGCCACACACGCCTTTGTTACATCGCCAGAATTAACAACTGCCCTGGCCCTTGCTGGAACTTTGGATTTTGATCCACGAACTTCGAAACTTAAGG GTGCTAACGGTGAAGAATTCTTACTGAGCGACCCGTTTGCGGATGAGTTGCCTGCTCGCGGATTCGATCCAGGCCAGGAAACCTATCAAGCCCCAGGGGATCCTACGAAAGTTACTGTTGACGTAGATCCCAAGTCCCTGCGTCTTCAACTGCTGGATCCCTTCAAGCCATGGGATGGCAAAGACCTAGAGAAGATGGTAGTTTTGATTAAAGTAAAGGGAAAGTGCACCACAGATCACATTTCAGCAGCTGGTCCGTGGCTCAAGTATCGTGGTCATTTGGACAACATTTCTAATAATATGTTGATTACTGCAATTAATTCTGAAAATGGAGAAATGAACAAA gTTAGAAACCAAGTAACAAACGAATTTGGCGCTGTGCCAGAAACGGCTCGTTTCTACAAATCCAAAGGTGTTAACTGGGTCGTTGTTGGAGATGATAACTACGGCGAAGGATCTAGTCGAGAACATGCCGCATTGGAACCTCGTCATTTGGGAGGAAGAGCCATTATTGTAAAATCCTTTGCTCGCATCCACgagacaaatttgaaaaagcaaGGAATGCTCCCACTTACATTCGCCGACCCTGCTGATTATGACCGCATTCAACCCTCTGATCGTCTTTCACTCCTCGGACTTGCCGATTTGGCACCAGGCAAACAAGTGAAATGCCAAATTCACCATGCCGATGGGTCTTCAGAGACAATTCATTTAAACCAAAGTATGAACGAACAGCAGATTGAATGGTTTAAAGCAGGCAGTGCTCTAAATAG AATGAAGCAAGTCGCTGCCAG